From the Euphorbia lathyris chromosome 6, ddEupLath1.1, whole genome shotgun sequence genome, one window contains:
- the LOC136232804 gene encoding uncharacterized protein isoform X2 translates to MSGPKVTITLGGSGQVVEKGGKRSREEGRGSKGLFSSNRRNRGDGVKWKPSLNRVNGSQIDKNDLRLKLMRKRLSKNIQKIDERGTSSNKKPLKNSQPRISYRNYMLPHGPEANVLAGSRVRSPNQILKGYGRLSPPRNFDEIRKVPSLRTADVYRGRQFLSDEITDASRLAGSPHVIMKTSSQAGNPVTRVAPRSRIMQSVSHMQEEPQTVAGFLHSLGLDKYVVNFQAEEVDMTILKQMGDKDLKEMGIPMGPRKKIILALLACPKRQAS, encoded by the exons ATGTCTGGCCCCAAGGTCACAATCACTCTGGGTGGCTCCGGCCAG GTGGTGGAAAAGGGGGGCAAAAGGTCAAGAGAAGAGGGACGTGGAAGTAAGGGTTTGTTTTCTTCCAACAGAAG GAACCGAGGAGATGGTGTAAAGTGGAAACCTTCTCTTAACAGAGTTAATG GATCCCAAATTGACAAAAATGATCTCCGATTGAAATTGATGCGCAAAAGACTATCTAAGAATATTCAGAAAATTGATGAAAGGGGGACAAGCTCGAACAAAAAGCCATTGAAAAATAGTCAGCCTCGAATAAGTTATAGGAATTACATGCTGCCACATGGGCCTGAAGCCAAT GTATTGGCAGGATCAAGAGTTAGATCCCCCAATCAAATTTTAAAAGGTTATGGCAGGCTGTCACCACCAAGAAATTTTGATGAGATTCGGAAAGTCCCATCCCTCAGAACTGCTGATGTGTACAGAGGTAGACAGTTTTTGAGTGATGAAATAACTGATGCTTCTAGACTGGCAGGCTCTCCACATGTAATAATGAAAACAAGCTCTCAAGCTGGCAACCCTGTAACAAGAGTAGCACCAAGAAGTCGCATCATGCAATCGGTATCGCATATG CAAGAGGAACCTCAAACTGTTGCAGGCTTCTTGCATTCTCTTGGATTGGATAAATACGTTGTCAATTTTCAGGCAGAAGAA GTTGACATGACCATATTGAAGCAGATGGGGGATAAAGACCTCAAAGAAATGGGGATACCAATG GGTCCCAGAAAAAAGATTATCCTCGCACTTCTGGCTTGCCCGAAACGCCAAGCATCATGA
- the LOC136233505 gene encoding TATA-box-binding protein 1-like, whose protein sequence is MASGIIPTLQNIVSTVNLDCKLDLQKIALQTRNSEYNPGRFAAVIMRIREPRTTALIFASGKVVCTGAKSEDLSRLAARKFARIVHKLGFSVKFKEFKIQNIVASCDVKFIIRLEQFALSEHAIFTSYEPELFPGLIYRMKEPQVVLLIFVSGKMVITGAKKREDTYKAFENIYPVLRNFTRPSPPP, encoded by the coding sequence ATGGCGAGCGGAATAATCCCAACGCTGCAGAACATAGTATCGACAGTCAATTTGGACTGCAAACTCGACCTTCAAAAAATAGCACTCCAGACTCGGAACTCAGAGTACAACCCAGGCCGTTTCGCCGCCGTCATAATGAGAATCAGAGAACCTAGAACCACCGCATTGATCTTCGCCTCCGGGAAGGTAGTTTGCACAGGTGCAAAATCTGAGGATCTATCGAGGCTCGCAGCGAGGAAGTTTGCAAGAATTGTGCATAAATTAGGGTTTTCGGTGAAATTCAAGGAGTTCAAGATTCAGAATATAGTGGCGTCTTGCGATGTGAAATTCATAATAAGACTAGAGCAATTTGCGCTCAGCGAGCACGCGATATTCACGAGCTATGAACCGGAACTGTTTCCGGGATTGATTTATCGGATGAAGGAGCCGCAGGTAGTGCTGCTGATATTTGTATCGGGGAAGATGGTGATAACAGGAGCCAAGAAGAGAGAAGATACGTATAAGGCTTTTGAGAATATTTACCCTGTTCTTCGTAACTTCACAAGGCCTTCCCCTCCTCCGTAA
- the LOC136232804 gene encoding uncharacterized protein isoform X1 — protein sequence MSGPKVTITLGGSGQVVEKGGKRSREEGRGSKGLFSSNRRNRGDGVKWKPSLNRVNGSQIDKNDLRLKLMRKRLSKNIQKIDERGTSSNKKPLKNSQPRISYRNYMLPHGPEANASNFSRQIIRKETADELQKIDSLDKFYSYQVLAGSRVRSPNQILKGYGRLSPPRNFDEIRKVPSLRTADVYRGRQFLSDEITDASRLAGSPHVIMKTSSQAGNPVTRVAPRSRIMQSVSHMQEEPQTVAGFLHSLGLDKYVVNFQAEEVDMTILKQMGDKDLKEMGIPMGPRKKIILALLACPKRQAS from the exons ATGTCTGGCCCCAAGGTCACAATCACTCTGGGTGGCTCCGGCCAG GTGGTGGAAAAGGGGGGCAAAAGGTCAAGAGAAGAGGGACGTGGAAGTAAGGGTTTGTTTTCTTCCAACAGAAG GAACCGAGGAGATGGTGTAAAGTGGAAACCTTCTCTTAACAGAGTTAATG GATCCCAAATTGACAAAAATGATCTCCGATTGAAATTGATGCGCAAAAGACTATCTAAGAATATTCAGAAAATTGATGAAAGGGGGACAAGCTCGAACAAAAAGCCATTGAAAAATAGTCAGCCTCGAATAAGTTATAGGAATTACATGCTGCCACATGGGCCTGAAGCCAATGCAAGTAACTTTTCAAGGCAAATAATACGTAAAGAAACAGCTGATGAGTTGCAAAAGATTGACTCATTAGACAAATTTTACTCGTATCAGGTATTGGCAGGATCAAGAGTTAGATCCCCCAATCAAATTTTAAAAGGTTATGGCAGGCTGTCACCACCAAGAAATTTTGATGAGATTCGGAAAGTCCCATCCCTCAGAACTGCTGATGTGTACAGAGGTAGACAGTTTTTGAGTGATGAAATAACTGATGCTTCTAGACTGGCAGGCTCTCCACATGTAATAATGAAAACAAGCTCTCAAGCTGGCAACCCTGTAACAAGAGTAGCACCAAGAAGTCGCATCATGCAATCGGTATCGCATATG CAAGAGGAACCTCAAACTGTTGCAGGCTTCTTGCATTCTCTTGGATTGGATAAATACGTTGTCAATTTTCAGGCAGAAGAA GTTGACATGACCATATTGAAGCAGATGGGGGATAAAGACCTCAAAGAAATGGGGATACCAATG GGTCCCAGAAAAAAGATTATCCTCGCACTTCTGGCTTGCCCGAAACGCCAAGCATCATGA
- the LOC136232806 gene encoding zinc finger AN1 domain-containing stress-associated protein 12 has product MGGGTEAFPDLGRHCQHSECNQLDFLPFKCIACQKVFCVDNRSYGSHNCPKSDKDSRKVMICEKCSVSMETTGCNEDEERLIMEKHVKSADCDPKRKKKAKCGVRRCKQILTFSNTSICKTCHIKVCLNHRFPADHACNKNKADNFLLAFAARTANDCSKIQSSSSSKSKPSNSVPVF; this is encoded by the exons atgggAGGAGGAACAGAAGCTTTTCCTGATCTCGGTAGACACTGCCAACATTCCGAATGTAATCAGCTCGATTTTCTGCCTTTCAAATGCATTGCTTGTCAAAAG GTGTTCTGTGTGGACAATAGATCGTACGGGTCCCATAATTGTCCGAAATCTGATAAAGATAGCAGAAAAGTAATGATATGTGAAAAATGTTCGGTATCGATGGAAACCACTGGGTGTAACGAGGATGAAGAGAGGTTGATAAtggaaaaacatgtaaaatctGCAGATTGTGACcccaaaagaaagaagaaagctaAGTGTGGTGTTAGGCGCTGCAAGCAAATTCTGACCTTCTCTAATACATCCATTTGCAAAACTTGTCATATCAAGGTCTGTTTGAATCATCGGTTTCCAGCTGATCATGCCTGCAACAAGAACAAGGCTGACAACTTTCTGCTTGCTTTCGCTGCTAGGACTGCGAACGATTGTTCCAAAATTCAAAGTTCATCTTCATCAAAATCCAAACCTTCTAATTCTGTCCCGGTATTTTGA